From one Bifidobacterium sp. WK012_4_13 genomic stretch:
- the thrB gene encoding homoserine kinase, with amino-acid sequence MMSESNMPTTVDGDTDTIHVSVPATSANLGSGFDSFGLALDRRDHVTFTLGDVGDSSIEVEISGEGDRSLPRDERNLIVRTFLDISEELGLPRRSLKMVANNRIPQARGMGSSAEAIVTATAAAKAFAQDRASSLDREFVFARAARIEGHPDNVAPAVYGGLTVSWQYRQDGRISDAAASDGRRIDPAVADLRASGSGAGMSRIVEGFHTVNYLVSPEISAYVFVPDFSLSTSKARKSLPDSIPYADAVFNISRAGLLPAAMESAGGDNSNELLFYATQDRLHQSYRADLMPQSSGLMHSLRAHGLAAMISGAGPCVIVLHYGEIGQELKQLAGEQLESGHWVLLNLPIDSQGVRVTRD; translated from the coding sequence ATGATGAGCGAATCAAATATGCCGACGACGGTTGATGGCGATACAGACACGATTCATGTGTCCGTTCCAGCGACAAGCGCCAATCTTGGCTCTGGCTTCGACTCCTTCGGCCTGGCCCTGGACAGACGCGATCATGTGACCTTCACGCTTGGCGATGTCGGAGACAGCAGCATCGAGGTTGAGATTAGCGGCGAGGGCGATCGAAGCCTGCCGCGGGACGAACGCAATCTTATCGTTCGGACATTCCTTGACATATCCGAGGAGTTGGGACTTCCACGCAGGTCTTTGAAGATGGTTGCCAATAATAGGATTCCGCAGGCTCGCGGCATGGGATCGAGCGCGGAGGCAATCGTCACGGCGACAGCCGCAGCGAAGGCATTCGCCCAGGATCGTGCCAGCAGCCTTGACCGTGAGTTCGTGTTTGCGCGTGCGGCTCGGATTGAGGGACATCCGGATAACGTTGCACCTGCGGTCTATGGAGGATTGACTGTCTCATGGCAGTATCGTCAGGATGGGCGCATATCCGATGCCGCGGCTTCGGATGGGAGGCGTATCGACCCCGCCGTCGCGGATTTGCGTGCATCTGGATCGGGCGCAGGCATGTCCAGGATTGTCGAGGGATTCCACACGGTCAACTATCTCGTGTCCCCGGAGATATCTGCATATGTCTTCGTCCCGGACTTTTCGCTTTCCACCAGCAAGGCAAGAAAGAGTCTGCCCGACAGCATCCCATATGCGGATGCCGTCTTCAACATCTCACGCGCCGGCCTGCTGCCAGCCGCAATGGAATCGGCTGGAGGAGACAATTCGAATGAGCTGCTGTTCTACGCGACCCAGGATCGTTTGCATCAGTCATACAGGGCAGATCTGATGCCTCAGTCCTCGGGTTTGATGCATTCGCTACGAGCTCACGGCTTAGCGGCTATGATTTCTGGTGCAGGTCCTTGCGTGATCGTGCTGCATTATGGCGAAATAGGTCAGGAGTTGAAGCAGCTCGCTGGGGAACAATTGGAATCTGGGCACTGGGTCTTGCTCAATCTGCCGATTGATTCGCAGGGCGTGCGCGTTACCAGAGACTAG